Proteins encoded by one window of Porphyrobacter sp. YT40:
- a CDS encoding EAL domain-containing protein: MSPTTLVASPARAAWARVSGLRFGSLRTRIALLYAALFAAVLGLVVSLAAGALERFAEAGAARDLGANARVFDEILAGRARQMGDQAGVLAHDFGFREAVATGDAPTIASALESLENRVRSDMAFVLTLEGEVLAADASGVPAPETLWTRLDEGGTRGIIASDKGLALAAASPIEAPDLIGWLVIAQPLDRAELDRLVELAPIALDAQVVEAGAQAPWLKDAAADAVFEREAAGERSLYHVSDLAVLQDGIAPRLVLRHGLDESLAAYSSLKGWLIALAAAGIALVLGLSWKVARTVTEPLQQLDTATRLIGEGREVTLPVETDDEIGRLAESFNKMVAAIEEREREIIHVGLHDGLTGLPNRKLFTEQLANTLARRRAGERVMVAYVDLDDFKMVNDTLGHPAGDALLRMVADHLKEDHPDALVARLGGDEFAILIDGIDDKASLGNIADGLQRSFDRPLSVNGQAATCGASIGIAMAPLDGEDGITLMKNADLALYRAKHEGKAGYHFFEPALDEAARQRRQLELDLRAAIKDGGFELHFQPLYSLAEKRLTGFEALIRWNHPTRGRVNPMEFIALAEETGLIIPIGEWVLREACHQASMWPDDVSVAVNVSPKQFAASGIASTVLSALSASGLPPHRLELEITESIFIADVDTTLATLHSLRNLGVKIALDDFGTGYSSLSYLRSFPFDKVKIDRSFVEDLGTSTNGHAVIRAITTLANALGMETLAEGVGDVAQFEVLEREGCQNIQGYLFSRPVAANAVAGLLRDGAGYQRELRG, encoded by the coding sequence GTGAGCCCGACGACACTGGTGGCATCGCCGGCGCGCGCCGCCTGGGCGCGTGTGTCGGGGCTGCGCTTCGGTTCGCTGCGCACGCGCATCGCGCTGCTCTATGCCGCGCTGTTCGCGGCGGTGCTGGGGCTGGTGGTCAGCCTCGCCGCGGGCGCGCTGGAGCGCTTTGCCGAGGCGGGTGCCGCGCGCGACCTTGGCGCCAATGCCCGCGTTTTCGACGAAATCCTCGCCGGCCGGGCGCGGCAGATGGGCGATCAGGCCGGGGTTCTGGCGCATGATTTCGGCTTTCGCGAGGCGGTCGCCACAGGTGACGCGCCGACCATCGCCAGCGCGCTCGAAAGCCTCGAAAACCGTGTGCGCAGCGACATGGCTTTCGTGCTGACTTTGGAGGGCGAGGTGCTCGCCGCCGATGCCAGCGGCGTGCCCGCGCCCGAAACGCTGTGGACCCGGCTCGATGAAGGCGGCACCCGGGGGATCATCGCCTCGGACAAGGGGCTGGCGCTGGCCGCCGCATCACCGATCGAGGCGCCCGACCTCATCGGCTGGCTGGTGATCGCCCAACCCCTCGACCGCGCCGAGCTCGACCGGCTGGTGGAACTCGCCCCGATTGCGCTCGATGCCCAGGTGGTCGAAGCCGGTGCGCAGGCCCCCTGGCTGAAAGACGCCGCCGCCGATGCCGTGTTCGAGCGCGAAGCCGCAGGCGAACGCTCGCTCTATCACGTGTCCGATCTCGCCGTCCTGCAGGACGGGATCGCCCCGCGGCTGGTGCTGCGTCACGGGCTCGACGAATCGCTCGCCGCCTACAGCAGTCTCAAGGGCTGGCTGATCGCGCTCGCAGCGGCCGGGATCGCGCTGGTGCTAGGCCTCAGCTGGAAGGTTGCGCGCACCGTGACCGAGCCGCTCCAGCAACTCGATACCGCCACCCGGCTGATCGGCGAGGGCCGCGAGGTCACGCTCCCGGTCGAAACCGATGACGAAATCGGGCGGCTGGCGGAAAGCTTCAACAAGATGGTCGCCGCGATCGAGGAGCGCGAGCGGGAGATCATCCATGTTGGCCTGCACGACGGGCTGACCGGCCTGCCCAACCGCAAGCTGTTCACCGAACAGCTCGCCAACACCCTCGCGCGCCGCCGTGCGGGGGAGCGGGTGATGGTCGCCTATGTCGATCTTGATGACTTCAAGATGGTCAACGACACGCTCGGCCACCCCGCTGGCGATGCGCTGCTGCGGATGGTCGCCGATCATCTCAAGGAAGACCACCCCGATGCCTTGGTGGCACGTCTGGGGGGCGATGAATTCGCGATCCTTATCGACGGGATCGACGACAAGGCCAGCCTCGGCAACATCGCCGACGGGCTCCAGCGCAGCTTCGATCGCCCGCTGTCGGTCAATGGCCAGGCGGCGACCTGCGGGGCGAGCATCGGGATCGCGATGGCCCCGCTCGACGGCGAGGACGGCATCACGCTGATGAAGAACGCCGACCTCGCGCTCTACCGCGCCAAGCATGAGGGCAAGGCCGGGTATCATTTCTTCGAACCTGCGCTGGACGAAGCCGCCCGCCAGCGCCGCCAGCTGGAGCTGGACCTGCGCGCCGCGATCAAGGATGGCGGGTTCGAGTTGCATTTCCAGCCGCTCTATTCGCTGGCGGAAAAGCGCCTGACCGGGTTCGAGGCGCTGATCCGCTGGAACCATCCCACGCGCGGACGGGTCAATCCGATGGAGTTCATCGCGTTGGCGGAGGAAACCGGCCTCATCATTCCGATCGGCGAATGGGTGCTGCGCGAGGCCTGCCATCAGGCCAGCATGTGGCCCGACGATGTGAGCGTGGCGGTCAACGTCAGCCCCAAGCAGTTCGCCGCCAGCGGGATCGCCAGCACTGTGCTGTCGGCGCTGTCGGCCAGCGGCCTGCCGCCGCACCGGCTGGAGCTGGAGATTACCGAAAGCATCTTCATCGCCGATGTCGATACCACGCTGGCGACGCTGCACAGCCTGCGCAATCTGGGCGTGAAAATCGCACTCGACGATTTCGGGACGGGCTATTCATCACTAAGCTACCTGCGCTCCTTCCCCTTCGACAAGGTAAAGATCGACAGGAGCTTCGTCGAGGATCTGGGCACCAGCACCAACGGCCATGCCGTGATCCGCGCGATCACCACGCTGGCCAATGCGCTGGGGATGGAGACGCTGGCCGAGGGGGTGGGGGATGTCGCGCAGTTCGAGGTGCTCGAACGCGAGGGATGCCAGAACATCCAGGGCTATCTGTTCTCGCGGCCGGTCGCCGCCAACGCGGTCGCCGGGCTGCTGCGCGACGGGGCGGGGTATCAGCGCGAGCTGCGCGGCTGA
- a CDS encoding methylamine utilization protein: MLAGAPLAEAAGPASLRVQVVDERGIPVRDAVVELRSAKPAAGAIRFPWKMGMAQKNQQFTPGTLIVARGSTVAFPNLDQVRHSIYSFSKPARFEIELYGRDQTRTHTFAVTGSVKLGCNIHDQMRGYIRVTDTPFAGKTDGNGYVTLTGMAGGGASLTVWHPQLRGVANESKSAITITGGAQTHKLKVSVK, encoded by the coding sequence GTGCTCGCAGGCGCGCCCCTGGCCGAGGCGGCGGGCCCTGCCAGCCTGCGCGTGCAGGTGGTCGACGAGCGCGGGATTCCGGTGCGCGATGCGGTGGTCGAACTGCGCAGCGCCAAGCCCGCGGCGGGCGCGATTCGCTTCCCCTGGAAGATGGGAATGGCGCAGAAAAACCAGCAATTCACCCCCGGCACGCTGATCGTCGCGCGGGGCAGCACGGTTGCCTTTCCCAATCTGGATCAGGTGCGCCATTCGATCTACTCCTTCTCCAAGCCTGCCCGCTTCGAGATCGAGCTTTACGGCCGCGATCAGACCCGCACGCACACCTTCGCCGTGACCGGCAGCGTCAAACTGGGGTGCAATATCCATGATCAGATGCGCGGCTATATCCGCGTTACCGACACGCCCTTTGCGGGCAAGACCGACGGCAACGGCTATGTTACCCTGACCGGGATGGCAGGCGGCGGAGCGAGCCTCACCGTGTGGCACCCGCAATTGCGCGGGGTGGCCAACGAGAGCAAATCCGCGATCACCATCACCGGCGGCGCGCAGACGCACAAGCTGAAGGTCTCGGTAAAGTGA
- a CDS encoding DUF3034 family protein, whose amino-acid sequence MTLCLASLAALATAASAQTTLPVEPDARPEAPAPRIIYAEVLDEDALAISPASPAPPSGQVATTRALQPLGESTALADEGLRLGKVDLFKGGKLLLTNGVTTVEGSSGGGLARWATIGGRQMPGGIGLSAHATAVELPDYGWRSYGVAVGFGDRVELSYSRADFDTRDVGALLGIGQGYTFNMDTFGAKLRVAGDLVYGESWLPQIAVGIEHKRSRDGALVRALGAADDEGTDYTLSATKLLLARSVLVNATLRYTEANELGLLGFGSAAGADYKLQFEGSLGYQLSRRAVVGAEYRSKPDNLGLGDDDWMDIFAAYALTDNLTLTAAYVDLGSIATFSDQRGGFLSAQVAF is encoded by the coding sequence ATGACATTGTGCCTTGCCAGCCTGGCGGCGCTTGCGACTGCCGCGAGCGCCCAGACCACCCTGCCCGTCGAACCTGACGCGCGCCCCGAAGCGCCAGCGCCCCGGATCATCTATGCCGAGGTTCTGGACGAGGACGCATTGGCGATCTCCCCGGCCTCGCCCGCTCCCCCGTCCGGCCAGGTCGCCACAACACGCGCGCTGCAACCGCTTGGCGAGAGCACCGCTCTGGCGGATGAAGGCCTGCGGCTGGGCAAGGTGGATCTGTTCAAGGGCGGAAAGCTGCTGCTCACCAACGGCGTCACTACCGTGGAGGGCTCCTCGGGCGGCGGTCTTGCACGCTGGGCGACGATCGGCGGGCGGCAGATGCCGGGCGGAATCGGGCTTTCGGCCCATGCCACTGCGGTCGAGCTGCCCGACTATGGCTGGCGCTCCTACGGCGTGGCGGTGGGGTTCGGCGACCGGGTGGAACTGTCCTACTCCCGCGCCGATTTCGACACCCGCGATGTCGGCGCCCTGCTGGGAATCGGGCAGGGTTACACCTTCAACATGGACACGTTCGGCGCAAAGCTGCGGGTGGCGGGCGATCTTGTCTATGGCGAAAGCTGGCTGCCCCAGATCGCGGTGGGCATCGAGCACAAGCGCAGCCGTGACGGCGCGCTGGTGCGCGCGCTGGGCGCGGCGGACGACGAGGGCACGGATTACACGCTCAGCGCCACCAAGCTGCTCCTTGCGCGCAGCGTGCTGGTCAATGCGACACTGCGCTATACCGAGGCGAACGAGCTCGGCCTGCTCGGATTCGGATCGGCGGCAGGGGCTGACTACAAGCTGCAATTCGAAGGCTCGCTCGGCTATCAGCTGTCGCGCCGCGCGGTGGTGGGAGCGGAATATCGCTCCAAGCCGGACAATCTCGGCCTCGGCGATGATGACTGGATGGACATTTTCGCCGCCTATGCCCTGACCGACAATCTGACCCTGACGGCAGCCTATGTCGACCTGGGTTCGATCGCCACCTTCTCCGATCAGCGCGGCGGTTTCCTGTCCGCACAGGTCGCGTTCTGA
- a CDS encoding group 1 truncated hemoglobin, protein MLLLTATAAAVLLIAQQAPAEGTDWDAEFGVELKQRDPVTGELPVDPYEQSNANAGAAPYDSAALVADFGGREGIRRIAARTVELSEADPRIADIFAAHDMVRLKRTLGEQFCYLLGAGCDYTGRDMAASHAEMGVTKADMNALVENLQAAMREAGVPFAAQNRLLAKLAPMSSQVVTR, encoded by the coding sequence ATGCTGCTGCTGACCGCCACCGCCGCCGCCGTGCTCCTGATCGCCCAGCAGGCGCCCGCTGAGGGAACCGACTGGGACGCCGAATTCGGGGTCGAGTTGAAGCAGCGCGATCCGGTGACGGGCGAGTTGCCGGTCGATCCTTACGAGCAGTCCAACGCCAACGCCGGAGCCGCGCCCTATGACAGCGCCGCGCTGGTCGCCGACTTCGGCGGGCGCGAGGGCATCCGCCGGATCGCGGCACGCACGGTCGAGCTGTCCGAAGCCGACCCGCGCATCGCCGACATCTTCGCCGCGCATGACATGGTGCGACTCAAGCGCACGCTTGGCGAACAGTTCTGCTACCTGCTTGGCGCGGGCTGCGACTATACCGGGCGCGACATGGCGGCCTCGCACGCCGAGATGGGCGTGACCAAGGCCGACATGAACGCGCTGGTCGAAAACCTTCAGGCCGCGATGCGCGAAGCGGGCGTGCCCTTCGCTGCGCAGAACCGCCTGCTCGCCAAACTCGCCCCGATGTCGAGCCAGGTGGTTACGCGGTAG
- a CDS encoding autotransporter domain-containing protein, producing the protein MNTRTLLAGTALAALSGPLAAQTVITTARTTPVVTSTVNNGQPADVRIETAGSVTVTSGTAVTVDSNNSVTNAGTIAISNADNATGILVTGPRTANITNSGTITIDETYTATDADNDGDIDGLFAIGTGRTAIRIDGPLTGNLSHTGTILVEGNNSTGIRATGPITGTFTHEGKTTVIGNNSVGVAMSDISGNVRLAGEITARGLNAQGAVLGGDLGGALRVQSNIAVSGYRTVPAPADVSRLDADDLLQGGSALVIEGNVAKGIIFEIAPADAVAGDNDEDKDGIEDAKEGNTRIIAYGAAPAVQIGGADDIAIGATEGTSNNFGIVMAGTILGDGVYSGVTGTGMRIGGRGGDVVIANGIQINGQIGGAARAANATALELGAGTTVPVINNAGTIAASVTGTDTTTGQATAILIDENASLGILRNSRSITAATTKAGSAVAILDRSGTLGLIENSGAISASGADAASNRNVAIDLSARTAGSIVRQTAVSSGNPAPSIIGDIRFGSGNDLLELLDGGVSGTVSFGGGTNQLLMSGDAIFSGTADFGGGAGTLRIADTAGLGGRLANAQNVAVNLAGGTLALTGPATIASLDVGATGVIGATLGGAAGTDTAITVTGTANFATGSKIRIRLADLDTAGGTYTVISAGSLTGGSNLTADSALVPFLYKAALAVSGNNINVAITRKATADLGLNASESAAFDSLFDALGEDDKVAGLFLGINNAEVFQAYVAQTLPDHAGGTFEGLSQGLRAFDRHFMDPNTPFDEEGKFRIIADFANWNLDKERGDSAAFDLTGLGFRGGAEYLTGFGAVGVTGSWLWSKHKNGPFDNSVLGDSYEAGVHWRGKFGPVIGFARVGAGKSSFSGSRVFAGGTGTDAVNYTIQRDWDGDFVTATGGVSIEGGSQFFFFRPSVVIDYLRLKEDGYTETGGGDALNLTVEDRASKEVGINGAVAVGADLWGMQARDTGWFRLEAEGGWRELLTSDLGATRARYGEGDLFTLNPEGRDSGWFARARALGGDGSYKIAGELGLEEQFGEIGYSLRASIRFGW; encoded by the coding sequence ATGAATACCCGCACGCTTCTGGCTGGCACCGCGCTTGCCGCTCTGTCAGGGCCGCTCGCCGCGCAGACCGTCATCACCACCGCGCGCACGACGCCGGTGGTGACCTCGACCGTTAACAACGGCCAGCCTGCCGACGTGCGGATCGAGACGGCCGGATCGGTGACGGTGACGAGCGGCACCGCGGTGACGGTCGACAGCAACAATTCGGTGACCAACGCGGGCACGATCGCGATCAGCAACGCCGACAATGCCACCGGCATTCTGGTGACTGGGCCACGCACCGCCAACATCACCAATTCCGGCACGATCACCATCGACGAGACCTACACCGCGACCGACGCCGACAACGACGGCGACATCGACGGGCTCTTCGCGATCGGCACGGGCCGCACCGCGATCCGCATCGACGGGCCGCTGACCGGCAACCTTAGCCACACCGGAACGATTCTGGTCGAAGGCAACAATTCCACCGGTATCCGCGCGACCGGGCCGATCACCGGCACCTTCACACATGAAGGCAAGACCACCGTGATCGGAAACAATTCGGTCGGCGTGGCGATGAGCGACATCTCCGGCAATGTCCGGCTGGCAGGCGAGATCACGGCGCGCGGCCTCAACGCGCAGGGCGCGGTGCTGGGCGGCGATCTTGGCGGTGCGCTGCGGGTGCAGAGCAATATCGCGGTCAGCGGCTATCGCACCGTACCGGCCCCGGCCGATGTCTCGCGGCTCGATGCCGACGACCTGCTGCAAGGCGGCAGCGCGCTGGTGATCGAGGGCAATGTCGCCAAGGGCATCATCTTCGAAATCGCGCCCGCCGACGCCGTCGCGGGCGATAATGACGAGGACAAGGACGGGATCGAGGACGCCAAGGAAGGCAACACCCGCATCATCGCCTATGGCGCGGCCCCGGCGGTGCAGATCGGCGGCGCAGACGACATCGCCATCGGCGCGACCGAGGGCACGTCGAACAATTTCGGCATTGTCATGGCAGGCACGATATTGGGCGATGGGGTCTATTCCGGCGTCACCGGCACGGGGATGCGGATCGGCGGGCGCGGCGGGGATGTGGTCATCGCCAACGGGATCCAGATCAATGGCCAGATCGGCGGAGCGGCGCGCGCGGCCAATGCCACCGCGCTTGAGCTTGGCGCCGGCACCACCGTCCCCGTGATCAACAACGCGGGCACCATCGCTGCCAGCGTGACCGGCACCGACACCACCACCGGCCAGGCGACCGCGATTCTGATCGACGAGAACGCGAGCCTCGGCATCCTGCGCAATTCCCGCTCGATCACCGCAGCCACCACCAAGGCCGGATCGGCTGTCGCCATTCTCGACCGTTCGGGCACGCTCGGACTGATCGAAAACAGCGGCGCGATCTCGGCGAGCGGGGCCGATGCGGCCTCGAACCGCAATGTCGCCATCGACCTGTCGGCGCGCACCGCGGGCAGCATCGTCCGCCAGACCGCCGTCAGCAGCGGCAACCCCGCACCCTCGATCATCGGCGACATCCGCTTCGGCAGCGGCAATGACCTGCTCGAGCTGCTCGACGGCGGCGTATCCGGCACGGTCAGCTTCGGCGGCGGCACCAACCAGTTGCTGATGAGCGGCGATGCGATCTTCAGCGGCACCGCCGATTTCGGCGGCGGCGCAGGCACGCTGCGGATCGCCGACACGGCGGGCCTCGGCGGGCGACTGGCCAATGCGCAGAATGTCGCAGTCAATCTCGCAGGCGGCACGCTGGCCCTGACCGGCCCCGCCACGATCGCCAGCCTCGATGTCGGCGCGACCGGCGTCATCGGCGCGACGCTTGGCGGGGCGGCGGGCACCGACACCGCGATCACCGTCACCGGCACCGCGAATTTCGCGACGGGCTCGAAGATCCGCATCCGCCTTGCCGATCTCGATACGGCGGGCGGCACCTACACCGTGATCTCGGCCGGGAGCCTGACGGGGGGGAGCAACCTCACCGCCGACAGCGCGCTGGTGCCGTTCCTCTACAAGGCGGCGTTGGCGGTGAGCGGCAACAACATCAATGTCGCGATCACCCGCAAGGCGACCGCCGATCTTGGCCTCAACGCTTCGGAAAGCGCGGCCTTCGACAGCCTGTTCGACGCGCTGGGCGAGGACGACAAGGTCGCCGGGCTGTTTCTGGGCATCAACAATGCCGAGGTGTTCCAGGCCTATGTCGCCCAGACCCTGCCCGATCACGCCGGGGGCACCTTCGAAGGGCTGAGCCAGGGCCTGCGCGCCTTCGACCGGCACTTCATGGATCCCAACACTCCCTTCGACGAGGAAGGCAAGTTCCGCATCATCGCCGATTTTGCCAACTGGAACCTCGACAAGGAGCGTGGCGATTCGGCCGCTTTCGACCTCACCGGGCTGGGGTTCCGGGGCGGTGCGGAATACCTCACCGGCTTCGGCGCGGTCGGCGTGACCGGCAGCTGGCTGTGGAGCAAGCACAAGAACGGCCCGTTCGACAATTCGGTGCTGGGTGACAGCTACGAAGCCGGCGTCCACTGGCGCGGCAAGTTCGGCCCGGTGATCGGTTTTGCGCGCGTGGGCGCGGGCAAATCCAGCTTCTCGGGCAGCCGGGTGTTCGCCGGAGGAACGGGCACCGATGCCGTCAATTACACCATCCAGCGCGACTGGGATGGCGATTTCGTCACCGCAACCGGCGGCGTGTCGATCGAGGGCGGATCGCAGTTCTTCTTCTTCCGCCCCTCGGTGGTGATCGACTACCTGCGCCTGAAGGAAGACGGCTATACCGAAACCGGTGGCGGCGATGCGCTGAACCTGACGGTCGAGGACCGCGCCAGCAAGGAAGTCGGCATCAACGGCGCGGTCGCCGTGGGTGCGGACCTGTGGGGGATGCAGGCGCGCGATACGGGCTGGTTCCGGCTCGAGGCCGAAGGCGGCTGGCGCGAATTGCTGACCAGCGATCTCGGCGCGACCCGCGCACGTTATGGCGAAGGCGACCTGTTCACGCTCAACCCCGAAGGGCGCGACAGCGGCTGGTTCGCCCGCGCCCGCGCGCTGGGTGGGGATGGCAGCTACAAGATCGCCGGCGAGCTCGGGCTGGAAGAACAGTTCGGCGAGATCGGCTACAGCTTGCGCGCATCGATCCGCTTCGGCTGGTGA